The Moraxella haemolytica genome window below encodes:
- the gyrA gene encoding DNA gyrase subunit A encodes MTDSVTPVGIVDELKQSYLDYAMSVIVSRALPDVRDGLKPVHRRVMYAMHELSNDYNKPYKKSARVVGDVIGKYHPHGDTAVYDAIVRLAQPFSMRYMMVDGQGNFGSVDGDPPAAMRYTEVRMQKLTHQMLADLDKDTVDWEDNYDGSERMPSVLPARVPNLLVNGATGIAVGMATNMAPHNLTEVVNACLAYADNPMIEKDELASHISGPDFPTGGTIYGRSGIRDAYMTGKGRLHIRGRYVIENMEGNSKDRERIVFTEIPYQVNKAKLIEQIAQLVNDKKLDGITGVRDESDKEGMRIAIDLRRGENAEVVVNNLFLQTPLESSFSINMVALDNGQPRLMTLHNLIASFIRHRQEVVTRRTIFELNKAKARGHLLEGLTIALANIDDIIETIKKSANRSEARENLLGRIWQSGGVVAMLQAAGATSVRPDIIEGEDLNAPFGLINNDKEYRLSPDQINAILDMQLHRLTGLEQDKLSKEYQEILGEIARLQMILADFDKLMGVIKAELIQIRDDFGDERKTDIVDARADFSREDLIPEQTVVMTVSRTGYAKTQPIGDYQAQKRGGKGKSATAMKEDDVIDHLLVTSTHAHILCFTNTGRVFGLRGFEVPIASRGSKGRPLVNLINIESDESVTAILPVESLADDGKFVFFATASGTVKRVALSQFANLRANGLRAIDLVDGDTLIGVAITDGEQEIMLFSNEGKAIRFKESVIRAMGRTAKGVRGIRVNLLANLGVAGLDDDEPTDDDTDDTNDDSVVSISRVVSLVVAPQAGEILTACENGYGKRTPIEDYPTKGRGGQGVIAIKTSERNGQLVKAVAVTGDEDVILISDKGTLVRTPVAQIATAGRNAQGVRLIRIGESETLVGLACVEHEEPSDDELSESSDDGEVVEIDQDGQ; translated from the coding sequence ATGACCGATAGCGTAACACCCGTTGGGATTGTTGATGAGTTAAAGCAATCCTACCTTGACTATGCGATGAGCGTCATCGTCTCTCGTGCCTTACCCGATGTACGAGATGGCTTAAAGCCTGTACACCGCCGTGTCATGTACGCCATGCACGAGCTGTCTAATGACTATAATAAACCTTACAAAAAATCTGCTCGTGTCGTGGGCGATGTTATCGGTAAATATCACCCGCATGGCGATACTGCTGTGTATGATGCGATTGTGCGTCTTGCTCAGCCATTTTCTATGCGTTATATGATGGTAGATGGGCAAGGTAACTTTGGTTCGGTAGATGGTGATCCGCCTGCCGCCATGCGTTATACCGAAGTGCGTATGCAAAAGCTGACCCACCAAATGCTTGCTGATCTTGACAAGGATACAGTGGACTGGGAAGATAACTATGATGGCTCTGAAAGAATGCCGTCTGTATTGCCCGCTCGTGTGCCAAACTTGCTTGTCAATGGGGCAACAGGTATTGCAGTAGGTATGGCGACCAACATGGCACCGCACAACCTAACCGAAGTGGTGAATGCTTGCCTTGCTTATGCTGATAACCCCATGATTGAAAAAGATGAGTTGGCTAGCCATATTAGCGGTCCTGATTTTCCTACAGGCGGCACCATCTATGGGCGTAGTGGTATCCGTGATGCCTACATGACAGGCAAGGGACGACTGCACATTCGTGGTCGATATGTCATTGAAAATATGGAAGGGAACTCAAAAGACCGTGAACGCATTGTTTTTACCGAGATTCCTTATCAAGTCAATAAAGCCAAACTCATCGAGCAAATCGCTCAGCTGGTCAATGATAAAAAACTAGACGGCATCACAGGGGTGCGTGATGAATCTGATAAAGAAGGTATGCGGATTGCCATTGATCTAAGGCGTGGTGAAAATGCTGAAGTTGTGGTCAATAATCTGTTTTTACAAACACCCCTAGAATCTAGTTTTAGTATCAATATGGTCGCTCTTGACAATGGGCAGCCACGCTTGATGACCTTGCATAACTTGATAGCAAGCTTCATTCGTCATCGCCAAGAGGTTGTTACCCGCCGTACCATTTTTGAGTTAAATAAAGCCAAAGCTCGTGGGCATCTGCTTGAGGGCTTAACCATTGCCCTTGCCAATATTGATGATATTATTGAAACCATCAAAAAGTCTGCCAATCGTAGCGAGGCTCGTGAGAACTTGCTTGGGCGGATTTGGCAATCAGGTGGTGTGGTCGCCATGCTACAAGCAGCAGGGGCAACATCGGTTCGTCCAGACATCATTGAAGGCGAGGACTTAAACGCACCATTTGGGCTAATCAATAACGATAAGGAATATCGCCTATCGCCTGACCAAATCAATGCCATCTTGGATATGCAACTTCACCGTTTAACAGGCTTGGAGCAGGATAAGCTATCTAAAGAATACCAAGAGATTTTGGGTGAGATTGCTCGTTTGCAGATGATTTTGGCAGATTTTGACAAATTGATGGGCGTGATTAAGGCAGAGCTGATTCAAATCCGTGATGATTTTGGCGATGAACGAAAAACTGATATTGTGGACGCACGAGCTGATTTTAGCCGTGAGGATTTAATCCCAGAACAGACGGTTGTGATGACTGTATCACGCACAGGCTACGCCAAAACCCAGCCAATTGGCGACTACCAAGCCCAAAAGCGTGGCGGTAAGGGTAAATCAGCCACTGCCATGAAAGAAGATGATGTGATTGATCATTTGCTTGTTACTAGCACCCATGCTCATATTTTATGCTTTACTAATACAGGGCGTGTGTTTGGCTTGCGTGGCTTTGAGGTGCCGATTGCTTCTCGTGGCTCAAAGGGAAGACCGCTTGTTAATCTTATCAACATAGAGTCTGATGAGAGCGTAACTGCCATTTTGCCTGTGGAGAGCCTTGCTGATGATGGCAAGTTTGTGTTTTTTGCCACCGCAAGCGGTACAGTCAAGCGTGTGGCATTATCGCAATTTGCTAATTTGCGTGCCAATGGGCTACGAGCCATTGATCTGGTGGATGGCGATACCTTAATTGGGGTGGCAATCACAGACGGCGAACAAGAGATCATGCTGTTCTCTAACGAAGGTAAGGCAATTCGCTTTAAAGAGTCTGTCATTCGTGCCATGGGGCGTACCGCTAAGGGCGTTCGAGGCATTCGTGTCAATTTGCTTGCCAATCTTGGCGTAGCAGGTTTAGATGACGATGAACCTACAGATGACGATACAGATGATACCAATGACGATAGTGTGGTATCCATCAGTCGTGTGGTGTCGTTGGTGGTTGCACCGCAAGCAGGCGAGATTTTGACAGCGTGTGAGAACGGCTATGGCAAACGCACGCCCATTGAAGATTATCCAACCAAAGGGCGCGGCGGTCAAGGTGTAATCGCCATCAAGACATCAGAGCGTAACGGTCAGCTTGTTAAAGCTGTGGCGGTAACTGGCGATGAAGACGTTATTTTGATTTCTGATAAAGGCACGCTCGTTCGCACACCGGTCGCCCAAATCGCTACCGCAGGGCGTAATGCACAAGGCGTTCGTCTCATTCGCATCGGCGAGAGTGAAACGCTTGTGGGGCTTGCGTGTGTGGAGCACGAAGAGCCAAGCGATGATGAGCTAAGCGAAAGTAGTGATGATGGCGAAGTGGTGGAGATTGATCAAGACGGTCAGTAA
- a CDS encoding IS607 family transposase: MNRLISINEASKQLGVSISTLRRWDESGVLVAERTPKGHRRYDISTINPNLLHGIGNKDRKTIAYARVSSHDQKDDLERQIQVLELYCAKQGWTYEVINDLGSGMSYHKKGLKQLLDGILNNEIGRLVLTHQDRLLRFGAELVFAICEARNVEVIIINQGENLSFEEELAQDVLEIITVFSARLYGSRSKKNKKLLEAVKVALE, translated from the coding sequence ATGAATAGATTAATTAGCATCAACGAAGCTTCCAAACAACTTGGCGTGTCCATCTCAACATTACGCAGATGGGACGAAAGTGGTGTGCTTGTTGCCGAAAGAACACCTAAAGGACACAGACGGTACGATATTAGTACAATCAACCCAAACCTACTGCATGGCATAGGCAACAAAGACCGAAAAACCATTGCCTATGCACGAGTATCAAGCCACGACCAAAAGGACGATTTAGAGCGTCAAATCCAAGTTTTAGAACTCTACTGTGCCAAACAAGGCTGGACTTATGAGGTCATCAATGATTTAGGTTCTGGCATGAGCTACCATAAAAAAGGACTTAAACAACTGCTTGACGGTATATTAAACAATGAAATCGGCAGATTGGTTTTAACCCATCAAGACCGCCTATTACGCTTTGGTGCAGAACTTGTCTTTGCTATCTGTGAAGCAAGAAATGTTGAAGTTATCATCATCAATCAAGGCGAAAACCTATCCTTTGAAGAAGAGCTTGCTCAAGATGTGCTAGAAATCATTACGGTATTTTCAGCAAGACTATATGGCTCACGAAGTAAAAAGAATAAAAAACTGCTTGAAGCCGTTAAGGTAGCATTGGAATGA
- a CDS encoding RNA-guided endonuclease InsQ/TnpB family protein has protein sequence MTIIRGHIIRLDPTNKQATHFSKACGIARLAYNWALAEWKKQYEQDKNYRDDCQANGITIDENRLNKPSQGKLRKQLNAIKHEKYPFMLEVTKCSPQLAIMQLGDAFKRFFKGESKYPQFRKKGVNDRFSLSNDQFKLKTINNKPYIQIPNLGLVRMRENLRHQGKILSAKVFKQGEKWFVSVAVELGEMNKPLNKTGEQVGIDLGISDLAVLSDGTKAQAPKPLKTKLKQLKRLSKQLSRKQKGSKNREKAKTKLSRLHDKISCIRKDFTHKLTTQLVKSYGVICIENLNVKGMVKNRHLSRAISDLGFYEFKRQLIYKANQWGKTIKELDRFYPSSKTCSNCGFMMTKENLTLAVRHWICPSCHTNHDRDINASINILNQADKVLTLS, from the coding sequence ATGACGATTATTCGTGGACACATCATCCGACTTGACCCAACCAATAAACAAGCCACACATTTTAGCAAGGCGTGCGGTATCGCACGTCTAGCCTATAATTGGGCGTTGGCAGAATGGAAAAAGCAATATGAACAAGACAAAAACTACCGTGATGACTGTCAAGCAAACGGCATAACCATTGACGAAAACCGACTTAACAAACCATCACAAGGTAAACTAAGAAAACAACTTAACGCCATAAAACATGAAAAATACCCATTCATGCTAGAAGTAACCAAGTGCAGTCCACAACTTGCTATTATGCAACTAGGCGATGCCTTTAAACGCTTTTTTAAAGGCGAAAGCAAATATCCCCAATTTCGCAAAAAAGGTGTAAATGACCGTTTTAGCCTATCCAACGACCAATTTAAACTCAAAACCATCAATAACAAACCATACATTCAAATCCCAAATTTAGGTTTGGTAAGAATGCGTGAAAACTTACGCCATCAAGGGAAAATTTTATCCGCCAAAGTCTTTAAACAAGGCGAAAAATGGTTTGTCTCAGTTGCCGTTGAACTTGGTGAAATGAACAAACCATTAAACAAAACAGGCGAACAAGTTGGCATAGACTTAGGCATAAGTGATTTAGCCGTATTATCAGACGGCACAAAAGCACAAGCTCCCAAGCCATTAAAAACCAAACTCAAACAATTAAAACGACTAAGCAAACAGCTCAGCCGAAAACAAAAAGGCTCTAAAAATCGTGAAAAAGCGAAAACCAAGCTATCACGATTGCATGACAAAATCAGTTGTATCAGAAAAGACTTTACTCATAAGCTCACAACACAACTTGTCAAAAGTTATGGCGTGATTTGCATTGAAAACCTTAACGTTAAAGGTATGGTTAAAAACCGTCACTTAAGCCGAGCCATTAGCGATTTAGGGTTTTATGAGTTTAAGCGACAGCTGATTTATAAAGCCAACCAATGGGGTAAGACCATCAAAGAATTGGACAGGTTTTATCCAAGCTCTAAAACTTGTTCAAATTGCGGTTTTATGATGACAAAAGAAAACTTGACACTTGCGGTTAGACATTGGATTTGTCCTAGTTGCCATACCAATCATGACCGTGATATTAATGCAAGTATCAATATTTTAAATCAGGCAGATAAGGTTTTAACTTTATCTTAA
- a CDS encoding glutathione S-transferase, with protein sequence MLTLHHLNHSRSFRILWLLCELQAVYHTPFNIIVHERNKNFLAPKQMRKIHPMGKAPILVDEARHKTLVESGFIIEYLLKYYDNDCHFLPNEEAWEDYAFWLHFGESSMMPPLVMDLVMTKVATKSPVLIRPVAKAIANKIKHLMIKDSIYDCFSLLNHHLADKDWVAHRFTGADIQVYFAVKALQSRGGLVQFQHLQDYLRRCESRCAYQRAVEQGGELFS encoded by the coding sequence ATGCTGACTTTGCATCATCTAAACCATTCTCGCTCTTTTCGTATTTTGTGGCTACTGTGTGAATTACAGGCGGTATATCATACGCCATTTAATATCATCGTTCATGAACGCAATAAAAATTTTCTTGCACCCAAACAGATGCGAAAAATTCACCCTATGGGTAAAGCACCCATATTGGTGGATGAGGCTCGTCATAAAACCTTGGTGGAATCAGGTTTCATCATTGAGTATCTTTTGAAATATTATGACAATGATTGTCATTTTTTGCCCAATGAGGAGGCATGGGAAGACTATGCCTTTTGGCTACATTTTGGTGAAAGCTCAATGATGCCACCTTTGGTGATGGATTTGGTGATGACTAAAGTAGCCACCAAATCCCCTGTATTGATACGCCCTGTTGCCAAAGCGATTGCCAATAAAATCAAGCACTTGATGATTAAAGACAGTATCTATGACTGCTTTTCTTTGTTAAATCATCATCTGGCAGATAAAGATTGGGTGGCTCATCGTTTTACAGGGGCAGATATTCAGGTGTATTTTGCCGTTAAAGCCCTACAAAGTCGTGGCGGTTTGGTTCAATTTCAACACTTACAAGACTACCTAAGACGCTGTGAAAGTCGCTGTGCTTATCAAAGGGCGGTGGAGCAGGGTGGAGAGCTATTCAGCTAA
- a CDS encoding DNA primase, translated as MRIPESIIEQINSQADLVGMIRRHTTLKPAGREFKGCCPFHGEKTPSFYVNPESNLYYCFGCGAKGNPVTFLKDFERMSFMEAVNALSEQTGIDLPKDETFDQSIKYKKTNKKPAQTPSALPMPSGSMAILPSQPHEQALGVHDLSHRDDEFAWHDGQELHAMYEQYDPYQAHQSLNTPQETDEQGDLYILLGNICRYYQHQLHNTPSAMAYFASRGLSHETIATFELGYAPSGWQHLEENFPHDIEGLRLLGLVRTSQKGRDFNLLRDRVIFPIKDRQGRVVGFAGRSLGDEMPKYINSSESPVFQKQFVLYGLYEARQARANSYIMVEGYMDVIALHQAGIYGAVAPMGTAANEGQIASLLKYNDTLTMCFDGDGAGQRAAWRALEVAAPVLADGKQLKFLTLPDNHDPDTYIKAHGADAMKDEIDGAMSTSDYVFGVLSSRYDVRYPENKAAAMATLKELTAKFPKGSSFKWWLNNDIYQRLGAKKTGERQSIDKANYQHSTNDNLLLYLCLLYAPHIVADDPLTHILTQAGVIDVHVDFIDRLEQHQLHLPPLPTWRSLGDDTLTELTDIIMNLVKLSQRDIIRPLIPTADMHAINEQAHFIMASLSADTRELLANHWAEFFRQMGEQSHDGITALANELLSQMLMETFKQQHEQSKHIILSEIHKRRLLALNQWDKIQKDKLATALDKKSVSPC; from the coding sequence ATGCGTATTCCAGAGTCTATTATTGAGCAAATCAACAGTCAAGCCGACCTTGTGGGCATGATACGCCGTCATACAACCCTAAAACCTGCAGGGCGTGAGTTCAAGGGCTGTTGCCCTTTTCATGGCGAAAAAACACCATCATTTTATGTAAACCCTGAATCCAATCTGTATTATTGCTTTGGTTGCGGTGCTAAGGGCAACCCTGTTACTTTTTTAAAAGATTTTGAACGCATGAGCTTCATGGAGGCAGTCAATGCTTTGTCTGAACAGACTGGCATTGATTTACCCAAAGATGAGACTTTTGACCAATCCATCAAATATAAAAAAACCAACAAAAAACCAGCCCAAACCCCTTCTGCTTTGCCAATGCCCAGTGGCAGTATGGCAATCTTGCCTAGCCAACCCCATGAGCAGGCATTAGGTGTACATGATTTATCTCATCGTGATGATGAATTCGCTTGGCATGATGGGCAAGAACTTCATGCAATGTATGAGCAATATGACCCATACCAAGCCCATCAAAGCCTTAATACACCACAAGAAACAGATGAACAAGGCGACTTGTACATTCTGCTAGGCAATATCTGTCGTTATTATCAGCACCAACTGCACAATACACCATCAGCAATGGCATATTTTGCCTCTCGAGGGCTAAGTCATGAGACCATTGCCACATTTGAACTGGGCTACGCACCCTCAGGCTGGCAACACTTAGAAGAAAATTTTCCGCATGATATTGAAGGATTAAGACTGCTTGGTTTGGTTCGCACCTCCCAAAAAGGGCGAGATTTTAACCTATTACGAGACAGAGTGATATTTCCCATTAAGGATAGGCAAGGACGAGTGGTAGGTTTTGCAGGGCGTTCGCTTGGTGATGAGATGCCAAAATACATCAATTCATCAGAATCGCCTGTTTTTCAAAAGCAGTTTGTGTTGTACGGTCTATACGAAGCTCGTCAGGCTCGAGCAAACAGTTATATCATGGTTGAAGGTTACATGGATGTCATCGCCTTGCATCAAGCAGGCATCTATGGTGCGGTTGCACCGATGGGAACAGCCGCCAACGAAGGGCAAATCGCAAGCCTACTCAAATACAACGATACACTAACCATGTGCTTTGATGGCGATGGTGCAGGACAGCGTGCCGCTTGGCGTGCCTTAGAAGTGGCAGCCCCTGTACTTGCTGACGGCAAACAGCTCAAATTTTTAACCTTGCCTGACAATCACGACCCAGATACCTATATCAAAGCACATGGTGCTGATGCCATGAAAGATGAGATTGATGGGGCGATGAGCACTTCTGATTATGTATTTGGTGTGCTAAGTAGTCGCTACGATGTAAGGTATCCTGAAAATAAAGCTGCCGCCATGGCAACTTTAAAAGAGCTGACTGCCAAATTCCCTAAGGGGTCAAGTTTTAAATGGTGGCTAAACAACGACATTTATCAAAGATTGGGGGCAAAAAAAACAGGCGAAAGACAATCTATTGATAAGGCCAATTATCAGCATTCCACCAATGATAATCTACTGCTATACCTATGCCTACTATACGCACCACACATTGTAGCAGATGATCCATTGACACATATTTTGACACAAGCAGGCGTGATTGATGTGCATGTGGATTTTATTGATAGACTTGAACAGCATCAGCTACATCTACCACCCCTACCCACTTGGCGAAGTCTGGGCGATGATACATTGACGGAACTAACCGATATTATTATGAATCTTGTCAAACTATCGCAAAGAGACATTATTCGCCCCCTTATCCCTACCGCTGATATGCACGCCATCAATGAGCAGGCACACTTTATCATGGCGAGTTTATCAGCAGATACCAGAGAGCTGTTAGCAAATCATTGGGCAGAGTTCTTTAGACAAATGGGCGAGCAGTCGCACGACGGCATTACCGCTCTTGCCAACGAGCTATTAAGTCAGATGCTCATGGAGACTTTTAAACAGCAACATGAACAAAGCAAGCACATCATCTTATCTGAAATTCATAAACGCCGTCTACTGGCACTAAACCAATGGGATAAAATACAAAAAGACAAACTTGCTACAGCTTTGGATAAAAAATCTGTTTCACCTTGTTGA
- a CDS encoding outer membrane protein assembly factor BamD: MKSSLQLKLLAALITGSIAVSGCTTLKNAVGKKEQVVATAEKSAVEYYQDAQDALTNKRYREAITALNNIRTFYPTSRYAESALLDLMYAQYQANDFEAVTQSTEEFIKAYPISRHIDYALYTQGVTHMGGSPKASRLFKMDQSQRDTSWLRLAFRDFQALVSNYPNSPYTPDAAQRMIALYNDFAEHELTAARWYIKRDAYLAAANRAKWVFQYYPQSEATPEAIAIMAYSYHKLGMTDTANQYKTLLQINYPQYLDNQGGVRLPNQAATSWGKRTLSMISFGKLGQNKDKFEQASSDYTGETRTQLIRQAVNLALPSDADSLAQ; encoded by the coding sequence ATGAAATCATCACTACAATTAAAACTATTGGCAGCACTTATCACAGGCAGTATTGCCGTTAGTGGCTGTACCACATTAAAAAATGCTGTTGGCAAAAAAGAGCAGGTGGTCGCTACCGCAGAGAAGTCTGCTGTTGAGTACTATCAAGATGCCCAAGACGCTTTGACAAACAAACGCTATCGTGAAGCCATCACTGCATTAAATAACATTCGCACTTTTTATCCAACCAGTCGCTATGCAGAATCAGCGTTACTTGATTTAATGTATGCTCAATATCAAGCCAATGACTTTGAAGCGGTAACACAAAGTACTGAGGAGTTCATCAAAGCGTATCCAATCAGTCGCCACATTGACTATGCACTGTACACACAAGGTGTAACACACATGGGTGGCTCGCCAAAGGCATCTCGTCTATTTAAAATGGATCAGTCTCAGCGTGATACTTCTTGGTTGCGTTTGGCATTTCGTGATTTTCAAGCCTTAGTCAGCAACTACCCAAACAGCCCATACACCCCAGACGCCGCTCAGCGTATGATTGCTCTATATAATGACTTCGCTGAACATGAGCTGACAGCAGCTCGTTGGTACATTAAGCGTGATGCTTATCTTGCCGCTGCCAACCGTGCCAAATGGGTATTTCAATATTACCCACAATCAGAGGCGACTCCTGAAGCAATCGCCATCATGGCGTACAGCTATCATAAGCTTGGCATGACTGATACTGCCAATCAGTACAAAACTCTACTACAAATCAATTACCCACAGTATCTAGACAATCAAGGTGGCGTGCGTCTGCCAAATCAAGCAGCAACATCATGGGGCAAGCGAACCTTGTCAATGATTAGCTTTGGTAAACTTGGGCAAAACAAAGATAAATTTGAGCAAGCCAGTAGTGATTACACAGGCGAGACACGCACACAGCTGATTCGTCAAGCGGTAAATTTGGCACTGCCATCAGATGCCGACAGCTTGGCACAATAA
- a CDS encoding RluA family pseudouridine synthase, producing MTTTAMSPDTDGEFEFDDHQPQKRIELSHTVCENELGMRLDKLTATVFADFSRMQLQTFIESKQLLVNDTLQKPKYRVKLGDVLHLSAVIEDHSSDFPENIAIEVVYEDDEVIVINKPAGMVVHPGAGNRTGTLVNALLYHYPDNAHLPRAGLVHRIDKDTTGLLVVARTKPTQLHLIDQLKDKSVYRHYQCICQGVPSDILRHSTIDLPIARHPTQRTKMAVRDGGKPAMTHIIKATALNDRYSLLDVTLKTGRTHQIRVHLSHLGFALVGDKVYGQPIKSGLSDECRQAIKNFTRQALHAYRLGFIHPKTREAMQFYAPLPSDMTDLIDTLMQQ from the coding sequence ATGACCACCACCGCCATGTCGCCTGATACCGATGGCGAATTTGAGTTTGATGATCATCAGCCACAAAAACGCATTGAGCTTAGCCATACCGTCTGTGAAAATGAACTAGGCATGAGATTAGATAAGCTAACAGCCACCGTGTTTGCCGACTTTTCACGCATGCAGCTACAGACATTCATTGAAAGCAAGCAACTGCTTGTCAATGACACCCTTCAAAAGCCAAAATATCGTGTCAAGTTGGGCGATGTGTTGCATCTTAGTGCCGTCATTGAGGATCATTCTAGCGATTTTCCAGAGAATATCGCCATTGAGGTGGTTTATGAAGATGATGAAGTGATTGTCATTAATAAGCCTGCCGGCATGGTTGTGCATCCAGGTGCAGGGAATCGAACAGGCACACTTGTCAATGCTTTATTGTATCATTATCCCGATAACGCCCATCTACCTAGGGCGGGGTTGGTGCACCGCATCGATAAAGATACAACAGGATTATTGGTTGTCGCTCGTACCAAGCCCACACAACTACACTTAATCGATCAGCTCAAGGATAAGAGTGTCTATCGCCACTACCAATGTATCTGCCAAGGCGTACCAAGCGATATTTTGCGTCATAGTACCATTGACCTTCCTATCGCTAGGCATCCGACACAGCGTACCAAGATGGCGGTACGAGATGGTGGCAAGCCTGCCATGACGCACATTATTAAGGCAACGGCATTAAACGACAGATATAGCTTGCTTGATGTTACCCTAAAAACAGGACGCACGCATCAAATCCGTGTGCATTTGTCGCATTTGGGCTTTGCTTTAGTGGGGGATAAAGTCTATGGTCAGCCCATCAAATCAGGTCTGTCTGATGAATGTCGCCAAGCCATAAAAAACTTCACTCGTCAGGCATTACACGCCTATAGGCTTGGTTTTATTCACCCAAAAACAAGAGAAGCAATGCAGTTTTATGCCCCATTGCCTAGCGACATGACCGACCTGATTGATACCTTAATGCAGCAGTAG
- a CDS encoding polyphenol oxidase family protein has translation MTTYATGTAYSDPVLILHHTPQILVAQSTAGAFEKFAKDDIYGQFNLALHVKDDPKQVLSHRATFLRILKEYGVHTIHWLNQTHSDVVVNVDECSPSIHARCADALIGTQIGQALAIMTADCVPIVIFGDDKHNDNQTPIACVHAGWQGLTNGIIKNTLSCMRQKQPHLTYRAIIGAHIRQSSYQITRTLGNDIITSIHQKQLTAFDVDALYHTIIKDSTDDAKCLIDLNRLAQLQLSHLGVEVIGGDVPCTYQDPRFYSYRAQTHANKPSTGRMAMVVVKLI, from the coding sequence ATGACCACCTACGCCACAGGCACAGCATACAGCGACCCAGTACTTATCCTACACCATACACCACAAATTTTGGTGGCACAAAGCACGGCAGGAGCGTTTGAGAAATTCGCCAAAGATGACATTTATGGGCAGTTTAACCTCGCCTTGCATGTCAAAGATGACCCTAAACAGGTTTTGTCTCATCGTGCGACTTTTTTGAGAATATTAAAAGAGTATGGTGTGCATACCATTCATTGGCTTAATCAGACGCACAGCGATGTTGTGGTGAATGTTGATGAATGTTCGCCATCTATCCATGCTAGATGTGCTGATGCACTGATCGGTACACAGATAGGGCAAGCACTTGCTATCATGACGGCAGATTGTGTGCCGATTGTGATTTTTGGCGATGATAAGCATAATGACAACCAGACACCCATCGCCTGTGTGCATGCAGGCTGGCAGGGGTTGACTAACGGCATCATTAAAAATACGCTCTCTTGTATGCGACAAAAACAACCGCATCTAACCTACCGTGCCATTATTGGTGCTCATATTCGCCAGTCATCTTATCAAATCACTCGCACGCTTGGTAATGACATCATTACAAGCATACATCAAAAACAGCTCACTGCCTTTGATGTTGATGCTTTATATCACACCATCATCAAAGATAGTACCGATGATGCCAAATGCCTAATTGATCTAAACAGGCTTGCTCAATTACAGCTAAGCCATTTGGGGGTTGAGGTCATAGGTGGCGATGTGCCATGCACTTATCAAGACCCACGCTTTTACTCATACCGTGCCCAGACCCACGCCAATAAGCCATCAACAGGACGAATGGCGATGGTGGTGGTTAAGCTGATTTGA
- a CDS encoding lipoprotein has translation MKHMAIVRILLAILTVLVLTGCQHIQVTRSPLPVTLKPNATQQAMLDNSHVMAGDQPLMLSPTNSLIKNKSDAKKYTGLTKFYLLESWF, from the coding sequence ATGAAACACATGGCTATTGTTCGGATATTATTGGCAATCTTGACTGTTTTGGTATTAACAGGATGTCAGCACATTCAAGTAACCAGAAGCCCCCTTCCTGTTACCCTAAAGCCCAATGCCACTCAACAAGCCATGCTTGACAACTCCCATGTGATGGCAGGCGACCAACCATTGATGTTAAGTCCAACAAATTCACTCATCAAAAATAAGTCTGATGCTAAAAAATACACCGGCTTGACCAAGTTTTATCTATTAGAAAGCTGGTTTTGA